The proteins below come from a single Miscanthus floridulus cultivar M001 chromosome 1, ASM1932011v1, whole genome shotgun sequence genomic window:
- the LOC136521060 gene encoding uncharacterized protein produces the protein MAATATAMAIATISPSALIPSAPFPSLGLRLRPQPLLLAASRRLLLPVPKASSWDDSVAEEGGDAEESAAAGDEEEDDEDEKPRPEPVSSSEFQFAAPPEGYVEPAAFDELPPESPEDVAAAYESLYGPAFSGESLLGNNVYEVKVVDPIDMDREQRPNDDFTERVVQVNRVTKVVKGGRQLSYRAIVVVGDMKGHVGVGVGKAKEVTEAITKAAMNGRRNLVTVPLTKYSTFPHRADADYGAARVMLRPACPGSGVIAGGAVRVVLEMAGVENALGKQLRSKNPLNNARATIKATQTMKQFKDVAEERGIPMEELWK, from the exons ATGGCGGCCActgccaccgccatggccataGCAACTATCTCCCCCTCCGCCCTGATCCCATCCGCGCCCTTCCCCTCTCtcggcctccgcctccgccctcAACCCCTCCTCCTCGCTGCctcccgccgcctcctcctccctgtCCCAAAGGCCTCCTCCTGGGACGACTCCGTCGCCGAGGAGGGAGGAGACGCGGAGGAATCTGCCGCCGctggggacgaggaggaggacgacgaggacgagaaGCCGCGGCCGGAGCCGGTGTCCTCCTCCGAGTTCCAGTTCGCGGCGCCCCCCGAGGGCTACGTCGAGCCTGCGGCGTTTGACGAGCTGCCGCCGGAGTCCCCAGAAGACGTGGCGGCGGCGTACGAGTCTCTCTACGGGCCGGCCTTCAGCGGCGAGTCGTTGCTGGGGAACAACGTCTACGAGGTCAAGGTGGTCGACCCCATCGACATGGACCGGGAGCAGCGCCCCAACGACGATTTCACCGAGCGCGTCGTGCAGGTCAACCGCGTCACCAAGGTCGTCAAGGGAGGCAGGCAGCTCTCCTACCGCGCAATCGTCGTCGTTGGAGACATGAAAGGCCACGTTGGCGTCGGCGTGGGAAAGGCCAAGGAGGTCACGGAGGCCATCACCAAGGCCGCCATGAACGGACGACGCAACCTTGTCACAGTGCCGCTCACTAAGTACTCCACGTTCCCGCACAG AGCTGATGCGGACTATGGAGCAGCCAGGGTGATGTTGAGGCCTGCTTGCCCTGGATCTGGTGTTATTGCTGGTGGAGCTGTGAGGGTTGTGTTGGAGATGGCTGGTGTTGAAAATGCTCTGGGTAAGCAACTGCGCAGCAAGAACCCCCTGAACAACGCACGAGCCACCATCAAGGCGACGCAGACGATGAAGCAGTTCAAGGATGTCGCTGAGGAGCGTGGTATTCCAATGGAGGAGCTATGGAAATGA
- the LOC136521154 gene encoding F-box protein At5g07610-like, with the protein MDSSNKRAGAATAAADLTDDLVVEILSRLPVKSICRFKCVSRHWHGLISHPEHRKNIPQTVSGFFYPHYLLNQENEITAIPEFIGIRGTEEPPFLDPSLPFLPSYRWIRPKDCCGGLLLNMCWKMNPRDEFNYVVCNPAADKWVVLPEPLDNNSPVSTMRLGFDPAVSSHFHVFWLLEEDQYGYITGLEIYSSETGAWSHKENGWSNEVVPVGERGVFMNGILHLIAVDSTILTIDKGRHGGPFLCWKVSFENFAKGPVAFIGQSQGRLCYINTRRHLTSKISV; encoded by the coding sequence ATGGATTCCTCCAATAAGAGGGCCGGAGCCGCAACTGCCGCCGCCGACCTCACCGATGACCTCGTCGTCGAGATACTGTCTCGCCTGCCGGTCAAATCGATCTGCCGATTCAAGTGCGTCTCCCGTCACTGGCACGGCCTCATCTCTCACCCCGAGCACCGCAAGAACATTCCCCAGACAGTATCTGGCTTCTTCTACCCTCACTACCTGTTGAACCAAGAGAACGAGATCACAGCAATTCCCGAATTCATCGGCATCAGGGGGACCGAAGAACCTCCATTTCTGGACCCTTCGTTGCCTTTCTTGCCTAGCTACAGGTGGATCCGTCCTAAGGACTGCTGCGGTGGCCTTCTCCTCAACATGTGCTGGAAGATGAATCCCAGAGATGAATTCAATTATGTGGTGTGCAACCCTGCTGCTGATAAATGGGTGGTCCTGCCTGAGCCCCTTGACAACAACAGCCCAGTGTCTACAATGCGTTTGGGTTTCGACCCGGCTGTCTCCTCTCACTTCCATGTGTTCTGGCTCCTAGAGGAAGATCAGTACGGATATATCACTGGCCTGGAAATTTACTCATCGGAAACTGGAGCGTGGAGTCACAAGGAAAATGGTTGGAGCAATGAGGTTGTGCCGGTCGGGGAAAGAGGTGTCTTTATGAATGGAATACTCCATTTGATCGCCGTTGATTCCACTATACTGACAATTGACAAGGGAAGGCATGGAGGACCATTCCTTTGCTGGAAAGTAAGTTTTGAAAACTTTGCTAAGGGCCCTGTTGCTTTTATTGGTCAATCACAGGGGCGCTTGTGCTATATAAATACTAGGAGACATCTCACTTCTAAAATATCAGTCTAG
- the LOC136484286 gene encoding dormancy-associated protein 1-like, with protein MLDKLWDDVVAGPQPETGLEKLRKATTARPLVIDKDAADAGAAGSYKRTQSMPSTPTTPVTPSSSTTTPRGAGNVWRSVFHPGSNLATKGMGANLFDRPQPNSPTVYDWLYSDETRSNHR; from the exons ATGCTGGACAAGCTGTGGGACGACGTGGTGGCAGGGCCTCAACCGGAGACGGGCCTCGAGAAGCTCCGCAAGGCCACCACCGCCCGCCCGCTCGTCATCGACAAAG ACGCGGCGGACGCCGGAGCCGCGGGGAGCTACAAGCGGACGCAGTCGATGCCGTCGACCCCGACGACGCCggtgacgccgtcgtcgtcgacgaCGACGCCGCGCGGCGCCGGCAACGTGTGGCGCAGCGTGTTCCACCCGGGGAGCAACCTGGCCACCAAGGGCATGGGCGCCAACCTCTTCGACCGCCCGCAGCCCAACTCCCCCACCGTCTACGACTG GCTGTACAGCGACGAGACCAGGAGCAACCACCGTTAG
- the LOC136521233 gene encoding putative E3 ubiquitin-protein ligase RING1a, translating to MPAQKRPPPPPSPSPSAAAGAGSPPPASPPPPPTAEPAEKKPKLEENGSAVAGAGAGAEANGNANDSGAKAAAAAAAESSESESEDADAAKQEFVPVKLLDVRKEVQCPICLGIIRKTRTVMECLHRFCRECIDKSMRLGNNECPACRTHCASRRSLRDDPNYDALIAALYPDIDKYEEEELAFNEEENDRNKQIQASIAEAFRKQSEVIGRKSTAKATAAAFVRRSRRNIRPNGQNTYFRGRGRASSDDVALACSEDEEDGNGENCNKESSSAEESSPEKKQKRLPKWPTPRSSPARGACNDESASDEKDDVGISRENFSTSPLRAWGKNGTRSQTRHSSFSGSNGRMVKGGRMIKLVECLRNSDDNDSERDVHLCLLPLDGQTAPNLEKSYLCCGPTLSIKQLCQFVASQTSHKDEEVEMYALKPSYSNPVSTNPSGLDKARLAGEERLSDLRSSFTFPNGVLELVYAIKVAN from the exons CACCCTCGCCCTCCCCCTCCGCGGCCGCGGGCGCCGGCTCGCCCCCTCCcgcgtctccgccgccgccgccgacggccgAGCCCGCGGAGAAGAAGCCCAAGCTGGAGGAGAACGGCAGcgccgtcgccggcgccggcgccggcgccgaagCCAACGGCAACGCCAACG ATTCCGGCGcgaaggcagcggcggcggcggcggcggagtcgTCGGAGTCTGAGTCGGAGGACGCGGACGCCGCAAAACAGGA GTTTGTACCAGTAAAATTGCTGGATGTACGCAAAGAAGTGCAGTGTCCCATATGCTTAG GCATCATCCGGAAGACTAGAACAGTTATGGAATGCCTACACCGGTTCTGTAGGGAATGCATTGACAAATCCATGCGACTTGG GAACAACGAGTGCCCAGCGTGCCGCACACACTGTGCGAGTCGGCGTTCTTTGAGAGATGATCCGAACTACGATGCCTTGATTGCAGCTCTATATccagatattgacaaatatgaaGAAGAG GAGCTAGCGTTCAACGAAGAGGAGAATGACCGCAATAAGCag ATTCAAGCATCCATTGCTGAGGCTTTTCGGAAACAATCAGAAGTTATTGGGCGGAAGTCTACCGCCAAAGCTACTGCTGCTGCATTTGTAAGAAGATCACGCCGTAACATTCGGCCTAATGGGCAGAATACCTATTTTCGTGGCCGAGGTAGAGCCAGTTCCGATGATGTTGCTCTGGCCTgttctgaagatgaagaggatggaAACGGTGAAAACTGTAACAAAGAGTCCTCATCTGCTGAGGAGAGTTCCCCAGAGAAAAAGCAGAAACGACTGCCAAAATGGCCAACACCACGTTCTTCACCTGCCCGAGGAGCATGCAATGACGAGTCCGCTTCTGATGAAAAGGATGATGTAGGAATCTCCAGGGAAAATTTTAGCACATCTCCTCTACGAGCATGGGGAAAGAATGGCACTCGCAGTCAGACTCGCCACAGTAGCTTCAGTGGTTCAAATGGTAGGATGGTCAAGGGTGGGCGCATGATCAAGTTGGTTGAGTGCCTGCGAAATTCTGACGACAATGACAGCGAG CGTGACGTACATCTTTGTCTGCTTCCACTTGATGGACAAACGGCACCAAATCTGGAGAAGTCATATCTGTGCTGCGGCCCAACTCTCTCCATCAAACAACTTTGTCAG TTTGTCGCCAGTCAGACATCACACAAAGATGAAGAAGTTGAGATGTATGCGCTGAAGCCTTCTTATAGCAATCCTGTCAGCACTAATCCATCTGGTCTTGACAAAGCAAGGCTCGCAGGGGAGGAACGCCTTTCAGACTTGCGCTCCTCGTTCACATTTCCTAATGGGGTTCTG GAGCTGGTGTATGCCATAAAAGTGGCGAACTAG